From one Leguminivora glycinivorella isolate SPB_JAAS2020 chromosome 5, LegGlyc_1.1, whole genome shotgun sequence genomic stretch:
- the LOC125226184 gene encoding LOW QUALITY PROTEIN: uncharacterized protein LOC125226184 (The sequence of the model RefSeq protein was modified relative to this genomic sequence to represent the inferred CDS: inserted 1 base in 1 codon), translated as MARVLALLALSAHLLVLTCQEDTDVLEEEVKEHDTNQGNPSYSFSYGVSDTKTGDVKSVWESKEGDTVKGHYSVVEPDGSMRSVEYSAGPNTGFTAVVKNDGEPVEKKGRSLFEEKSQRDFGKFYDFSEDSDEERDSYLPTDRKRAKHPLETLFKDYSLKKRPKYPKDLEASDFTHSITIKHPLDEAGNEPHSHQGINYDPNCKKHNKETSNLYGNLVEFDLTKRYPGNKLFQPAFDDDSQNSPSNYDAEKLTSPFGYNGYKFPTLSEADLRILANKYKGRPSYENEHFPIPELPIPDKYYPDDIPPRPKKKNRPPKIPDYSYPSDDINDYILVPKKKFKNPPRXPDDYRHEEDDYERPQYSNDDDDDDDRHRQPNKGEKKIVRKIIKKRKPVINLLDILDI; from the exons GGAAATCCTAGTTATTCCTTCAGCTACGGAGTCTCCGATACGAAGACGGGTGACGTCAAATCGGTGTGGGAGTCCAAGGAAGGTGACACTGTAAAAG GTCATTACAGTGTTGTTGAACCCGATGGTTCCATGAGATCTGTGGAGTACTCAGCCGGCCCTAATACCGGATTCACGGCCGTTGTGAAAAATGATGGAGAGCcggttgagaaaaagggtcgTAGCTTATTTGAAGAAAAATCTCAACGAGATTTTGGGAAGTTTTACGACTTTTCTGAAGATTCAGATGAAGAAAGAGATTCTTACCTGCCAACTGATAGGAAAAGAGCAAAacacccattagaaactttatTTAAAGATTATTCCCTAAAGAAACGGCCAAAGTACCCAAAAGATTTAGAAGCCAGTGACTTCACTCATAGCATTACAATAAAACATCCACTTGACGAAGCAGGAAACGAGCCACATAGTCACCAGGGTATTAATTATGACCCAAATTGCAAAAAACATAACAAAGAAACGAGTAATTTATATGGTAATTTAGTTGAGTTTGATTTAACCAAAAGGTATCCAGGTAACAAACTTTTCCAACCAGCATTCGATGACGATTCGCAGAATTCCCCGTCCAACTATGATGCAGAAAAACTTACCAGTCCATTTGGGTACAATGGGTACAAGTTCCCAACATTATCAGAAGCAGATTTGAGGATATTGGCGAATAAATACAAGGGGCGTCCGAGTTATGAAAATGAACACTTCCCTATACCTGAGTTGCCGATACCGGACAAATATTATCCGGACGATATTCCTCCGCGACCGAAGAAGAAAAACAGACCACCGAAAATTCCAGATTATAGTTATCCTAGCGATGATATTAACGATTACATACTAGTGCCGAAAAAGAAGTTTAAGAATCCGCCAA ATCCTGATGATTACAGACACGAAGAGGATGATTACGAGCGTCCGCAATACTCCAACGATGACGACGACGATGACGACCGACACCGCCAGCCGAACAAGGGCGAGAAAAAAATCGTCCGTAAAATAATTAAGAAGAGAAAGCCGGTCATCAACTTATTAGATATTcttgatatttaa
- the LOC125226479 gene encoding uncharacterized protein LOC125226479: MIAKVILTCALISMARGLIAAPHGALSSSSLVLGGLGHGLAAPALGLGYGHGGVVAHGAPLLRAPIGLAHAAAPVEIYAHPRYTFNYGVADGHTGDQKSQWESRDGDVVKGQYSLVEPDGTVRTVNYSADDHNGFNAVVSRQGHAAHPAVHAAPAVLAAPAYGHGLLHGYKVNIHITHLLGSELNASNMFNKIVILAAALAAACAQQHGHGQEQHGHAISSQSFVIHQVHHEQKHAPVHAPHHEQVVAVHHAAPVHHVVPVHVVPVHAAPAHHEHKEEHHDYYAHPKYEFSYKVEDPHTGDRKSQHESRDGDVVKGVYSLHEADGSVRTVEYNSDKHTGFNAYVKHSEPIKHVQPQHHHHH; the protein is encoded by the exons ATGATAGCCAAG GTGATCCTCACTTGTGCGCTGATCAGCATGGCGCGTGGGCTGATCGCGGCCCCGCACGGCGCGCTATCCTCCTCGAGCCTCGTGCTAGGAGGCCTGGGTCATGGACTGGCTGCCCCGGCCCTGGGATTGGGATATG GACACGGCGGGGTGGTCGCCCACGGGGCGCCGTTGCTGCGCGCGCCGATCGGTCTGGCGCACGCCGCAGCCCCTGTTGAgatttat GCCCACCCCCGCTACACATTCAACTACGGAGTCGCTGACGGCCACACGGGCGATCAAAAGAGTCAGTGGGAGTCCCGCGACGGCGACGTGGTGAAGGGACAGTACTCGCTGGTGGAGCCTGATGGCACCGTCCGTACTGTCAACTACTCTGCCGATGACCATAATGG ATTCAACGCAGTGGTGAGCAGACAAGGGCACGCCGCGCATCCCGCCGTGCACGCCGCGCCCGCAGTGCTCGCCGCCCCCGCATACGGACACGGCCTCCTCCACGGATA caaaGTGAATATTCATATCACTCATTTGCTAGGTTCAGAACTTAACGCAAGCAACATGTTCAACAAA ATCGTCATCCTCGCGGCGGCGTTGGCGGCAGCATGTGCCCAACAACACGGACACGGCCAGGAACAACACGGTCACGCCATCTCTTCTCAATCCTTCGTGATCCACCAAGTGCACCACGAGCAAAAGCATGCCCCTGTACACGCACCCCATCACGAGCAAGTCGTGGCTGTACATCATGCTGCCCCCGTGCACCATGTTGTCCCAGTCCATGTTGTCCCAGTCCATGCTGCTCCCGCTCACCATGAACACAAAGAGGAACATCATGATTACTAT GCTCACCCCAAATACGAGTTCTCCTACAAGGTGGAGGACCCCCACACCGGTGACCGCAAGTCCCAGCACGAGTCTCGCGATGGCGATGTCGTGAAGGGCGTCTACAGCCTGCACGAGGCTGACGGATCCGTCCGCACTGTCGAATACAACTCTGACAAGCACACCGG tTTCAATGCGTACGTGAAACACTCTGAGCCCATCAAGCACGTCCAGCCccagcatcatcatcatcattaa